One genomic region from Cryptococcus gattii WM276 chromosome C, complete sequence encodes:
- a CDS encoding Transcriptional regulator, putative (Similar to TIGR gene model, INSD accession AAW42190.1) has translation MFSHAPPHLSHQHQHHPLQHQSLHRPPTAPSTPDTEHSTHTWAPTPSFPQHMNQQLQPASNIPPYLFDRRQFPYSAPSADATRQNAAHTPQLAATQSTTPGASASGPLLPQNLAQHLNNPPPPTGSQQSINAAMQTQAGHGAGTIAGASAGGKVLLMPNGAPPPAGSDEEKIYILITELLEPETREAALLELSKKRELYEDLALVLWGGFGIMSSLLLEIVAVYPALSPPSLTAHASNRVCNALALLQCVASHSDTRALFLNAHIPLFLYPFLNTTSKTRPFEYLRLTSLGVIGALVKQNDNSDVINFLLSTEIIPLCLRIMETGSELSKTVAIFIVQKILADDLGLQYICQTYERFYAVGTVLANMVDALVESQAVRLLKHVVRCYLRMSDNPRAREALRACLPKALQDNTFNPLLKGDMVTKRCLQTLLMNLNERPASDIQ, from the exons ATGTTCTCGCACGCCCCGCCGCATCTCTCGCATCAGCACCAGCACCATCCCCTCCAGCACCAGTCTCTGCACCGCCCGCCCACGGCACCCTCCACCCCGGACACCGAACACTCCACCCACACGTGGGCGCCCACGCCAAGTTTCCCTCAGCACATGAACCAGCAGCTCCAGCCAGCGTCAAACATCCCCCCCTACCTCTTCGACCGGCGCCAGTTCCCGTACTCTGCGCCCTCCGCAGATGCCACCAGGCAGAATGCCGCACACACCCCGCAGCTGGCAGCAACCCAGTCCACCACTCCGGGCGCAAGCGCGTCTGGCCCACTGCTTCCACAAAATCTCGCGCAGCACCTGAACAATCCACCACCGCCCACCGGTTCCCAGCAGTCCATCAACGCCGCCATGCAAACTCAGGCTGGACATGGTGCCGGTACCATCGCCGGAGCGTCAGCCGGAGGCAAGGTCCTTCTGATGCCCAATGGCGCGCCGCCCCCTGCAGGGAGCGACGAGGAGAAGATCTACATCCTCATCACTGAGCTACTCGAGCCAGAAACAAGAGAGGCGGCCCTTTTGGAATTGAGTAAAAAGAGAGAGCTTTACGAAGATTTGGCGTTGGTCCTTTGGGGCGGTTTTG GTATCATGAGCTCTCTGCTGCTTGAGATCGTCGCTGTCTACCCAGCGCTTTCCCCGCCATCGTTGACTGCACATGCTTCCAACCGGGTATGCAATGCGctcgctcttcttcaatgTGTCGCGAGCCACTCTGACACAAGAGCATTGTTCTTAAATG CGCACATTCCCCTGTTTTTATACCCTTTCCTCAACACGACCAGTAAAACTCGACCTTTTGAGTACCTTCGACTAACATCTTTGGGCGTGATCGGTGCTCTCGTCAAG CAAAATGACAACTCGGATGTCATCAACTTCCTTCTTTCTACCGAAATCATTCCTCTCTGCCTCAGAATAATGGAAACTGGCTCGGAACTTTCCAAGACTGTGGCCATTTTTATCGTTCAAAAGATCCTCGCAGACGATTTGGGATTGCAGTATATCTGCCAAACATACGAGAGGTTTTATGCTGTCGGGACCGTGCTGGCCAACATGGTGGATGCTCTTGTGGAAAGTCAGGCGGTCCGTTTGTTGAAACATGTGGTTAGATGTTATTTGAGGATGAGTGACAACCCTAG GGCAAGAGAAGCTCTTCGTGCCTGCCTTCCAAAGGCTTTGCAGGATAACACCTTCAACCCCCTTCTCAAGGGCGACATGGTTACCAAGCGGTGCCTCCAAACCCTTTTAATGAATCTCAACGAGCGACCGGCTTCTGACATTCAATAA
- a CDS encoding Hypothetical Protein (Similar to TIGR gene model, INSD accession AAW42666.1): MQAPQLRLNERQANPNPYVVFIRSLQNKADHTDAEDILRAVAAQMRIIMKDRFMQIGTLEEAEFNRVFAGRNWNHGQSIELVLRGPSGRFLPMPYIISVMCHEMAHIEQMNHGPKFQKLMREIKADVAKLQARGYYGDGFWSDGKRLADSVRMGGEGLRPSDFPEYVCGVSSSDAKRARRGPRRRQANRTAGLVQGEASHRSGRQTEYRRKAGRRNNVDMGDNGLRLDGIRAITKQDREERKAFVDDKIQMLTRGGMPLTRARKQAGEMWEQENPWWAESNSRSKVAKSKSAAALRAEAAEARLRALTGPSREDTKPKLETMSSDSEDENERSDDGIEEIPDPHLSVDDRKGEMDEMDEEEKNGLRGGWEDYITPPSVYRPVTSTDSSNSSESKPLAKRPPTPQSSGPSKIRKLQHQGPPPSTVRSIKGEHSSVPGESSPSAVEQGSSPIVSPATLQVSRELGKGKDVFPREDGQPGWRCRLCTFINLMDHGRCDICQARPDGTLP, translated from the exons ATGCAAGCCCCGCAGCT TCGTCTCAACGAGAGACAGGCTAACCCAAACCC CTACGTAGTATTCATCAGATCTCTTCAAAACAAAGCAGACCATACA GATGCCGAGGACATATTACGAGCCGTTG CTGCTCAG ATGAGAATAATCATGAAAGACCGCTTCATGCAAATTGGCACTTTAGAGGAAGCTGAATTCAATCGGGTA TTTGCTGGCAGGAACTGGAACCACGGACAG AGCATTGAGCTAGTACTAAGAGGTCCTTCCGGCAGGTTTTTGCC GATGCCTTATATCATTTCAGTCATGTGTCACGAG ATGGCTCACATCGAG CAAATGAACCACGGGCCAAAGTTTCAAAAA CTTATGCGAGAGATCAAAGCCGATGTTGCAAAGTTACAAGCTCGTGGATATTATGGTGATGGTTTCTGGTCGGACGGAAAACGTTTGGCGGATAGTGTCCGCATGGGTGGTGAAGGGCTCCGACCTTCTGACTTTCCGGAATATGTCTGTGGCGTCAGCTCATC GGATGCCAAAAGGGCTCGCAGAGGACCTCGTCGGCGGCAAGCAAATCGTACCGCTGGTCTTGTCCAAGGTGAGGCCTCACACCGTTCTGGACGTCAAACAGAGTACAGGAGAAAAGCAGGGCGGAGGAATAATGTGGATATGGGAGATAATGGGTTGAGGTTGGACGGTATACGAG CCATCACGAAGCAGGATCGCGAAGAACGGAAAGCGTTTGTGGATGACAAAATACAAATGCTCACTCGGGGCGGAATGCCTCTGACTCGCGCCAGAAAGCAAGCGGGAGAGATGTGGGAGCAAGAAAATCCATGGTGGGCAGAGAGTAATTCAAGGAGCAAAGT CGCGAAATCCAAATCAGCAGCAGCATTGAGAGCTGAAGCGGCTGAAGCTCGTCTGCGTGCGCTCACCGGCCCGTCACGGGAAGATACCAAACCTAAACTGGAAACCATGTCATCCGATTCAGAGGACGAAAATGAAAGGAGCGATGACGGAATTGAAGAAATTCCCGATCCGCATCTGAGCGTTGATGATCGGAAGGGGGAGATGGATGAAatggatgaggaagagaaaaatGGGTTGAGGGGTGGATGGGAAGACTACATCACTCCTCCTAGTGTATACCGGCCCGTCACTTCTACCGACTCCTCGAACTCTTCAGAAAGCAAGCCTTTGGCGAAGCGTCCACCGACCCCTCAGTCGTCTGGTCCTTCAAAGATACGTAAATTGCAACATCAAGGCCCTCCACCCTCTACTGTCAGGTCAATCAAAGGGGAACATTCGAGCGTTCCAGGCGAGTCGTCACCCTCAGCCGTGGAGCAGGGATCATCTCCTATCGTTTCACCAGCCACCCTACAAGTCAGTAGGGAATtggggaaggggaaagatGTCTTTCCACGAGAAGATGGTCAACCAGGATGGAGATGTCGCCTTTGTACTTTTATAAATCTGATGGATCATGGGAGATGCG ATATTTGTCAGGCAAGGCCGGACGGGACTTTGCCTTAG
- a CDS encoding Hypothetical Protein (Similar to TIGR gene model, INSD accession AAW42667.1), translating into MSQLLWISDASPLFSYSPADTMYSAGQALNSWVGSEGSNWTTAVVAVNGGGGTTSYHSTRGVAEVKLPAVYATSFVPIFSAPVSYNVTMQQNSNDPQDWKSGQSWTSSAEYFGVQTFSLQVSCYGDCDDEFIFEGAWVKTELAPEDSDTESLSLDDSSSLVQYTGFTSVETNSELLQVSSSDYNSTLSMTSIVGATARVMFSGASVMVWGVSCPSCSTFSVNLDSITVAKLDSSNNATVHGTLLYFATNLDTSVTHTLILETQGDGFLVIDEFTVNGPKGGIGFVGTVDAHTTTVGPSSAELVSNNGSSASNNTEITTLSAATEGGAPNIGVIIGAILGSLAGVAILYFICRRAVPPAKSSEKKKMDPWDEANLLQNMKNEGVHVTTVANQRYVYRGFDSVYPKL; encoded by the exons ATGTCTCAACTACTATGGATCTCTGACGCCTCGCCTCTCTTTTCTTACTCACCCGCTGACACGATGTACTCTGCTGGTCAAGCACTGAACTCATGGGTAGGTTCGGAGGGCTCAAATTGGACTACCGCAGTCGTCGCCGTCaatggaggaggaggaacCACGTCGTATCATTCAACAAGGGGCGTAGCCGAAGTCAAATTACCTGCTGTATATG CTACTTCATTTGTTCCAATATTCTCGGCACCGGTGTCATACAATGTCACCATGCAACAGAATTCCAACGACCCTCAAGACTGGAAATCCGGTCAAAGTTGGACGAGTTCAGCAGAGTATTTTGGTGTACAAACCTTCAGCCTTCAAGTCTCCTGTTATGGCGATTGCGACGACGAATTCATTTTTGAGGGAGCATGGGTGAAAACAGAGCTTGCTCCAGAGGA TTCAGACACAGAGAGTTTATCATTGGATGACTCTTCCTCATTAGTACAGTACACAGGCTTCACGTCCGTGGAGACCAATAGCGAGCTCTTGCAAGTATCATCCTCTGATTACAACTCCACATTGTCTATGACCTCAATCGTGGGGGCCACGGCTCGCGTCATGTTCAGTG GTGCTTCCGTAATGGTATGGGGTGTCTCATGTCCCTCCTGTTCAACATTCTCAGTCAATTTGGATTCCATAACCGTAGCAAAGCTTGATAGCTCCAACAACGCCACCGTACACGGAACCTTGCTCTATTTCGCTACTAATCTGGATACAAGCGTTACTCACACTCTGATTCTTGAAACTCAAGGCGACGGATTTTTAGTTATTGATGAATTTACAGTAAACGGACCCAAGGGAGGTATTGGATTTGT TGGCACGGTTGATGCACACACGACAACTGTCGGTCCATCTAGCGCAGAATTGGTCAGCAACAATGGCAGTAGTGCATCAAATAATACCGAGATCACTACTTTGTCGGCGGCTACTGAAGGGGGTGCGCCGAACATCGGTGTAATCATTGGCGCCATTCTAGGTTCACTAGCCGGTGTT GCAATCTTGTATTTCATCTGTCGAAGAGCTGTTCCTCCGGCCAAGAGCAGtgagaaaaagaagatggatCCGTGGGATGAGGCCAATCTATTACAGAATATGAAGAATGAAGGAGTTCATGTGACAACGGTTGCTAATCAACGCTATGTTTATCGTGGGTTCGACAGCGTCTATCCCAAATTATAA
- a CDS encoding uncharacterized protein (Similar to TIGR gene model, INSD accession AAW42192.1), with amino-acid sequence MSSLSLTREWLHSVLRPFPARESITQEVLHILQQRRTLAVKTDAFTFDSGHTALLLLLHGTLPVTYRGAIYQIPIHLWIPHEYPRAPPLVFVMPTKDMGVRKSREVEPSGRVREEIVEEWWRAWEAKNLDMLLKHLADVFSAAPPVYAKPSIPSQGQSLPSGARTSTPDVPTATTQPPIPPARPTFGHPHPEILPVYRPAPTPPPHPYSHNPVRQASSPTSSAPQHVQTPPRESPSMSNQPRQTQSPSPSLTAPPVPQRPYSGVGPIPQGSGSLQQHYTGQQQSWQGASASRPPTAAGVMGSQNAAAVQPWLTAAGDNGNNAAHPGQHTNYSPSHPRQAQKSQSLPVPRRPPQDLLSSPGLHSTVLNDESDDPSGPPPIPPSKPPPPSLLHLHSILLSHLNASMPPLVNSLHSSVEHLRARQEDLVTGEPAIRDEMARLEAVKKVCDSVGKKMEEVVAKGGERVADLESKGEVSVDELVCGISIVHNQLIDLVAEDNAIEDTIYHMTRALDAERVDVDRYLKSIRSLAREQYMKRALIERIIQGMGQKQGW; translated from the exons ATGTCCTCGCTCAGCCTCACTAGAGAATGGCTTCACTCTGTCCTTCGCCCATTTCCCGCTCGTGAGTCCATCACACAGGAGGTCCTCCACATCCTCCAGCAACGCCGAACACTCGCGGTCAAAACAGACGCTTTCA CCTTTGACTCGGGGCATACCGcgcttcttctcctcctccatgGAACACTCCCAGTCACTTACCGTGGCGCCATTTACCAGATACCCATACATCTCTGGATACCCCACGAGTACCCACGCGCTCCTCCTTTAGTCTTTGTGATGCCAACTAAGGACATGGGCGTAAGGAAAAGCAGAGAGGTCGAACCATCAGGCAGAGTCAGAGAGGAAATTGTGGAGGAATGGTGGAGGGCTTGGGAG GCCAAGAACCTTGACATGCTATTAAAACATCTGGCAGACGTCTTTTCAGCTGCACCACCGGTATATGCTAAACCATCCATTCCTTCCCAGGGCCAAAGTTTGCCATCTGGGGCTCGTACGTCAACTCCAGATGTACCAACAGCAACCACTCAGCCCCCAATTCCTCCCGCCCGGCCAACCTTCGGTCATCCGCATCCAGAA ATACTTCCAGTTTACAGACCAGCACCAACTCCCCCGCCTCATCCATACTCCCATAATCCCGTCCGTCAAGCCTCCTCGCCCACGTCTTCCGCGCCGCAACATGTTCAAACTCCTCCTAGAGAATCTCCATCCATGTCAAACCAGCCTCGTCAAACCCAATCACCAAGCCCATCATTGACTGCTCCTCCTGTTCCTCAGAGGCCTTACTCTGGTGTAGGTCCGATACCTCAAGGTTCTGGGTCACTCCAGCAGCATTATACAGGACAGCAACAGTCCTGGCAAGGAGCATCTGCATCAAGGCCACCGACAGCAGCCGGTGTGATGGGGTCACAAAATGCAGCAGCAGTACAACCCTGGCTTACTGCAGCAGGCGATAACGGTAACAATGCTGCTCACCCTGGTCAACACACAAACTATTCCCCGTCTCATCCACGTCAGGCCCAGAAATCTCAAAGCCTTCCAGTGCCACGGCGGCCCCCACAGGACCTTTTATCTTCGCCTGGATTACACTCCACAGTTCTCAACGATGAATCAGATGACCCATCCGGCCCTCCACCTATTCCGCCTTCGAAAccccctcctccctctctcctccacctccattccatccttctctcGCACCTCAACGCATCCATGCCCCCTCTCGTGAACTCTCTTCATTCCTCTGTTGAACACCTACGAGCAAGACAAGAAGACTTGGTGACGGGCGAACCGGCGATACGGGATGAAATGGCGAGACTTGAGGCTGTGAAAAAGGTGTGCGATTCAGTTGGCAaaaagatggaggaggTCGTTGCCAAGGGCGGGGAAAGGGTCGCGGACCTGGAATCCAAGGGCGAAGTCTCGGTCGATGAACTTGTGTGTGGGATCTCCATTGTACACAATCA ATTAATAGACTTGGTAGCGGAAGATAACGCCATCGAAGATACAATTTACCATATGACTCGAGCTCTTGATGCTGAACGCGTGGATGTTGATCGATATCTCAAATCCATTAGGTCATTGGCAAGAGAACAGTACATGAAGAGGGCGCTTATAGAGAGAATTATTCAAGGGATGGGACAGAAGCAAGGATGGTGA
- a CDS encoding Phorphobilinogen deaminase, putative; Hem3p (Similar to TIGR gene model, INSD accession AAW42194.1), translated as MSCPFHTTTNTSHRSPLPDRALLLAMKSQTNTFILGTRKSNLALVQTGHVADDLRRLHSAAGSKFGETREEGDDAEQGDVPFVHPYTFTIESMTTVGDRNQTTPLHLLSPYSSTQPAKSLWTDELEARLINGHFDMLVHSLKDVPTVLKDGCEIGCMAKRHDPRDALVVKQGLPYKRLEDLPDGAVVGTGSVRRVAQLKRAFPNLVFEDMRGNLNTRFNKLDNPQSPFSALILAMSGLERLGMAHRATSPLSSPTLMHAVGQGALAIEIRSTDPRVRNCLRGLGHWQTEWSCGAERGCLRVLEGGCSVPVGVESELVELDEDEIAAHPELREGVEDPFKDQEESPLEGDSPMLWFSGLVDTTSAATPSTPTFSSHSLPPLRTRLAKLTLHSCVTSTDGTKHVLFTPPPVLVRSYRQAEQFGEECARKLRGMGAGEILDGINKLRKERELRDLESAIERSRAAQEESEKMGLVQDGSAEVVA; from the exons ATGTCTTGCCCCTTCCACACCACCACGAACACGTCCCACCGCAGCCCCCTGCCAGACCGTGCACTTCTCCTCGCAATGAAGTCCCAGACAAACACTTTCATTCTCGGCACACGCAAGTCAAACCTCGCCCTCGTACAAACAGGTCATGTTGCGGACGACCTTCGACGTCTCCATTCTGCCGCGGGCAGCAAATTCGGCGAGACCAGAGAGGAAGGTGATGATGCCGAGCAAGGTGATGTGCCTTTCGTGCACCCCTACACTTTCACCATTGAGTCTATGACCACTGTCGGTGACCGAAACCAGACCACCCCACTCCACCTCCTCTCTCCATACTCCTCTACCCAGCCCGCAAAATCCCTTTGGACTGATGAGCTCGAGGCTCGACTTATCAACGGTCACTTTGACATGCTCGTACACTCCCTCAAGGATGTGCCTACCGTTCTCAAAGACGGATGCGAAATCGGATGCATGGCCAAGAGGCACGATCCTCGTGATGCTTTGGTAGTCAAGCAGGGATTGCCGTACAAAAGACTAGAAGATTTACCCGACGGAGCTGTTGTTGGTACAGGTAGTGTGAGGAGAGTGGCGCAACTGAAGAGAGCTTTCCCCAATCTCGTCTTTGAGGATATG CGCGGTAACCTCAACACACGATTCAACAAATTAGACAACCCCCAATCGCCATTTTCTGCTCTTATTCTTGCCATGTCTGGCCTCGAACGTTTAGGCATGGCCCACCGTGCCACTTCGCCCTTGTCCTCTCCAACGCTTATGCACGCTGTCGGTCAAGGTGCTCTTGCCATCGAAATTCGATCCACTGACCCTCGTGTCCGAAACTGTTTAAGGGGATTAGGGCACTGGCAGACTGAGTGGTCATGCGGTGCCGAAAGAGGTTGTTTGAGGGTTTTGGAGGGTGGCTGCTCTGTCCCAGTTGGTGTGGAGTCTGAGCTTGTCGAGCTTGACGAGGACGAGATTGCCGCACATCCCGAATTACGTGAAGGCGTTGAAGATCCTTTCAAGGACCAGGAAGAGAGCCCTCTTGAAGGAGACTCTCCTATGTTGTGGTTCTCTGGTCTTGTAGACACCACTTCCGCCGCTACTCCGTCCACACCCACTTTCTCATCtcactctcttcctccacttcGAACACGCCTTGCGAAGCTCACCCTCCATTCTTGTGTTACTTCTACTGATGGAACCAAACACGTCCTCTTTACCCCTCCTCCTGTCCTTGTACGGTCATATCGTCAAGCAGAGCAATTTGGTGAAGAGTGTGCACGGAAATTAAGGGGGATGGGTGCAGGGGAGATCTTGGATGGGATCAACAAGCTCAGGAAGGAACGAGAGTTGAGGGACTTGGAAAGCGCCATCGAGAGAAGTAGAGCGGCGCAGGAGGAGAGTGAGAAGATGGGGTTGGTTCAGGATGGCTCAGCTGAAGTTGTTGCCTAA